From Amaranthus tricolor cultivar Red isolate AtriRed21 chromosome 4, ASM2621246v1, whole genome shotgun sequence:
TCATTTATCACCATCATTTATCACAAGGGTAAAGTTGCGTACATATTGATTTCCAAACAAATGGCATTAGGGTAATTCATCATGTTGTTGCATCTGAGCATACCTATACAATCTTTCATTAAAAACAACTTGAGGATCTTTTTCAGTCAAATTCCCATTCTCATCATACCCATCTTTCAAAAAAACAACCCAATTCATCTCAGTACCAGCCAAATAAAATGATCTAGGCTGCTTCAAAAGCATTTGATAAGTATGTTTAGTAAGACTAAACTCATCCTTAAACTCCGCTATATGATGTATACAAGCTTTCTTCTCCAATGTCAAGCTCAAGAACTCATGAATAACTCCAACTCTATACTTCTCCCCCTCTAAATTTCCCAATTCATGCTTCCATCCATCCGAATATGGCGAAATCAAAGGCAATGTATTCAACAAATTCAACTTCCTCATATCAACATCTTCTAATCCTAAGGATTTACCATGTTTGATTGGAAATTTGAATGCCCTTTTAACCTTCTCTTCATCAACCATAAATTCCTTCTCTAATGCACTCACTGCTAATGTCGAATCCCATTTCAACAATTCGAGGATTCTACTACCGTTTTCTTCATTTACAACATGAAAATCATTTGGGTATTTCAAAACCCAATCCCTAAAATCATCAGGAACTCCAAATAATGATCTACAATGATAAATCTTGCTTAATGGCATTCTGTGATCTTTTGACATCATTAATAGTTTCTTCACAGTTTTTACCCTTTCCAATTCCATTAAGCCCATGATTTTTTTCTCCTCCTCAAGCAAATTTTCCATGAATTCAGTAAAACCCAACCACATTTTATTGTTATCATGACGGTAAATTTCAAAGataagggggtgtttggcaacaTATTTGGTAACTTTTCTTCCACGGGGGAAACCCAATTCTCTGTAAAGTTTTCCAGCATCATCCAAACGGAGAATATGTTCAGGTTGTTTGGTGAGATATTGCTTGGATCGGATTAAAAATCGGAAGGAATTATCTCGATAGACAAGATTTTCAAAGTGGGTAATTAGAGAAGAAGGATGTTGAACAAGGGTTGTTCTAGCACTgggtttttttcgttttttcttgaattttttaGGGGTTTTTGTGATGAGAAAAGAGGTGGAAAATTGGGAGGtttggaggagagagaaaatggagTTTTGAGGGAATAAAGGAGAAAGAAAAGAGTTTAGGGTTTTGTGAAAATAGGGTTTTAGAGAGTTTTTGGCTATGGTGGTGAAAATGTGCCAAACCATCATGGGGTTTTTGGGGAAGATGACTCAGTTTGGGGGTTTTAGGAAGAGCACCGAAATcgcaaaaggaaaaaaaataaagacataAGAAAAAGCACGACAGACAGGATTCGAACTCGTGACCTAGAAATTTTGAGAGGACTATctttttgtttgacttttaaatATTTGACCAAATTTTTCCCAAATGAATATTTTTAGAGTATAGACATGTAATCATTTTGTACAAGATGAAATTGATTTAACAAttagcaaattaattattaaaattaaactaGTTGAATAGTCAACATCTCCAACCAATGCACTAAACAAACAAATTGATTGGTTTTtcgtgaaaaaaatataaatgcttcaattttttttcctaaaaaataatctcgtacattaaaaaaatcaacCTTACAACAAAAGGAAAATT
This genomic window contains:
- the LOC130811235 gene encoding protein WHAT'S THIS FACTOR 1 homolog, chloroplastic gives rise to the protein MMVWHIFTTIAKNSLKPYFHKTLNSFLSPLFPQNSIFSLLQTSQFSTSFLITKTPKKFKKKRKKPSARTTLVQHPSSLITHFENLVYRDNSFRFLIRSKQYLTKQPEHILRLDDAGKLYRELGFPRGRKVTKYVAKHPLIFEIYRHDNNKMWLGFTEFMENLLEEEKKIMGLMELERVKTVKKLLMMSKDHRMPLSKIYHCRSLFGVPDDFRDWVLKYPNDFHVVNEENGSRILELLKWDSTLAVSALEKEFMVDEEKVKRAFKFPIKHGKSLGLEDVDMRKLNLLNTLPLISPYSDGWKHELGNLEGEKYRVGVIHEFLSLTLEKKACIHHIAEFKDEFSLTKHTYQMLLKQPRSFYLAGTEMNWVVFLKDGYDENGNLTEKDPQVVFNERLYRYAQMQQHDELP